In Mixta intestinalis, the following are encoded in one genomic region:
- the nifJ gene encoding pyruvate:ferredoxin (flavodoxin) oxidoreductase produces the protein MSDKDTNWVMTDGNEAAAWVAYNVSEVCAIYPITPSSTMAELADEWSAKQLPNIWDNVPSIVEMQHEGGAAGAVHGALQAGALSTTFTASQGLMLMLPNMYKIAGELTATVFHVAARSLAAQGLSIFGDHQDVMAARTTGFAMLSAASVQQAQDMAMIAHAATLSSRIPFIHFFDGFRTSHEVNKISRLPREHIRAMISGQLVREHRERALNPDRPVMRGTAQNPDTYFQGRESVNAFYDRVPAIVEQTMEKFAELTGRRYQLVDYYGAEKAEHVIVIMGSGAATVRLTIDALNAKGGKYGLMTVHLYRPFPTDCFIKTLPASVKFVTVLDRTKEPGANGEPLYLDTLAALVSALQHRQLKKLPRLSGGRYGLSSKEFTPAMVKAVFEQQQRPNARPFFTIGINDDVTHLSLDWDENWHIEPDNQVRALFFGLGADGTVGANKNSIKIIGELPNYYAQGYFVYDSKKSGSRTTSHLRFGPEPIDAPYLIGSANFIGCHQFNFIETLDVLSFAAPGATFLLNSPWPATETWHHLPAKVQQKIQQKKLSFYVINAAKVAQQSGMGSRINTIMQTCFFALSNVMPKERAIKLIKKSIEKTYSRKGRAVIDKNFAAVDASLANLHQIKVPEQITGATRVSWFIPEEAPRFVRDVTAEMLQDRGDRIPVSLLPADGTYPTATTQWEKRDIALTIPDWREDLCIQCGNCSFVCPHAAIRAKFYHRDRAEGAPESVKSAPISARGFPDTRYTLQVYPQDCTGCNLCVDACPVRATDAQGNTIRAINMVDKLPILERSKASLNWFQAQPWPERSTIDFSTVRGVQYLEPLFEFSGACSGCGETPYLKLLTQLFGDRMMVANATGCSSIYGGNLPTTPWAKNHDGKGPAWSNSLFEDNAEFGLGFRLTADQHKHQAIQALRTFIPLLGQTLVDEIINAPQQIESDIYRQRQRLAKVRTLLADDTSEQALNLQSMLDHLIRRSIWIVGGDGWAYDIGSAGLDHALASGRDINILVMDTEVYSNTGGQMSKSTPLGATARFAAGGKTMAKKDIALQAISYGNVYVARIAFGASPQQTLQAIREAEAYPGPSLIIAYSHCIAHGIDMKLALQQQKRAVQSGHWPLFRYNPVLREGEHNPFSLDSLRPTLPLSEYRKHETRFLALMQQNPQEAERLMNIAQNVAWQKWATYENMATRPASAFHPDARR, from the coding sequence ATGAGCGATAAAGATACGAACTGGGTGATGACCGACGGGAATGAGGCGGCCGCCTGGGTTGCTTACAACGTCAGCGAAGTCTGCGCTATCTACCCCATCACCCCCTCTTCTACAATGGCGGAGCTGGCGGACGAGTGGTCAGCCAAACAGCTTCCCAATATCTGGGACAACGTGCCTTCGATTGTAGAGATGCAACATGAAGGCGGCGCAGCAGGTGCGGTACATGGTGCGCTACAGGCTGGCGCGTTGAGCACAACGTTTACCGCCTCACAGGGCCTGATGTTGATGCTGCCCAATATGTATAAAATCGCCGGTGAACTCACCGCTACCGTTTTCCACGTTGCGGCGCGCTCCCTTGCTGCTCAGGGGCTATCTATCTTTGGCGATCATCAGGATGTGATGGCCGCAAGAACCACCGGTTTTGCCATGCTTTCCGCCGCCTCAGTCCAGCAGGCACAGGATATGGCGATGATTGCCCATGCTGCCACCCTGTCATCCCGCATTCCCTTTATTCATTTTTTTGACGGTTTTCGTACCTCACATGAAGTCAATAAGATTTCACGTCTGCCCCGTGAACACATACGTGCCATGATATCCGGGCAACTTGTCAGAGAGCATCGCGAACGCGCATTAAATCCAGATCGCCCGGTAATGCGCGGCACGGCCCAAAACCCGGATACCTATTTTCAGGGGCGCGAAAGCGTTAATGCTTTTTATGATCGCGTGCCTGCGATCGTTGAACAGACGATGGAAAAGTTCGCAGAACTGACGGGGCGTCGTTATCAACTCGTCGATTATTACGGTGCAGAAAAGGCGGAACACGTGATTGTTATCATGGGTTCCGGTGCTGCCACAGTGCGCCTGACTATCGACGCGCTGAATGCCAAAGGCGGCAAGTATGGGCTGATGACGGTACATCTTTACCGCCCCTTCCCAACGGACTGTTTTATCAAGACGCTGCCCGCCAGCGTAAAATTTGTTACGGTGCTCGATCGAACCAAAGAGCCCGGTGCCAACGGTGAGCCGCTTTACCTTGATACACTGGCCGCGCTGGTCAGCGCTTTACAGCACCGCCAGCTGAAAAAACTTCCCAGACTGAGCGGTGGCCGTTACGGTCTTTCTTCAAAAGAATTTACGCCAGCCATGGTTAAGGCGGTATTTGAACAGCAACAGCGGCCAAACGCCAGGCCCTTCTTTACCATCGGCATTAACGATGACGTGACTCACCTCAGCCTGGATTGGGATGAAAACTGGCATATAGAGCCTGATAATCAGGTACGAGCGCTTTTCTTTGGACTGGGCGCCGATGGCACCGTTGGTGCCAACAAAAACAGTATTAAAATTATTGGCGAACTGCCCAACTACTATGCTCAGGGGTATTTCGTTTATGATTCAAAGAAATCCGGCTCGCGCACAACGTCTCATTTACGTTTCGGGCCGGAACCTATCGATGCTCCCTACCTGATCGGCTCAGCCAATTTTATTGGTTGCCATCAGTTTAACTTCATTGAAACGCTGGACGTACTGTCTTTTGCCGCACCGGGGGCGACCTTCCTGCTTAACAGCCCCTGGCCCGCCACAGAGACCTGGCACCATCTACCGGCGAAAGTGCAGCAAAAAATCCAGCAGAAAAAACTCTCTTTTTACGTTATCAATGCGGCTAAGGTAGCCCAGCAGAGCGGAATGGGATCGCGCATTAACACCATTATGCAAACCTGCTTTTTTGCCCTTTCTAATGTAATGCCTAAAGAGCGTGCAATTAAGTTGATTAAGAAAAGCATCGAAAAAACGTACAGCAGGAAAGGCCGCGCCGTCATTGATAAAAACTTCGCCGCAGTGGATGCATCGCTGGCGAACCTGCATCAGATAAAAGTACCGGAGCAGATAACCGGCGCAACCAGGGTGAGCTGGTTCATACCAGAAGAGGCGCCACGTTTTGTACGTGACGTCACCGCAGAGATGTTACAGGATCGCGGCGATCGCATTCCGGTTTCTCTGCTACCCGCTGACGGCACTTACCCAACCGCGACCACACAGTGGGAAAAACGTGACATTGCCTTAACCATTCCAGACTGGCGCGAAGATCTCTGCATTCAATGCGGCAACTGTTCATTTGTCTGTCCCCATGCCGCTATTCGCGCTAAATTTTATCACCGGGATCGGGCAGAAGGCGCACCGGAAAGCGTTAAAAGCGCACCGATTAGCGCCCGCGGCTTTCCCGATACGCGCTACACGTTACAGGTTTATCCGCAGGACTGTACCGGCTGTAATTTGTGCGTCGATGCCTGCCCGGTGCGCGCCACAGACGCCCAGGGTAATACGATCCGCGCCATCAACATGGTAGATAAACTGCCAATACTGGAACGTAGCAAAGCATCACTGAACTGGTTCCAGGCACAACCCTGGCCCGAGCGCTCCACCATCGATTTTTCTACCGTTCGCGGCGTACAGTACCTGGAACCATTGTTTGAATTTTCTGGTGCCTGCTCTGGCTGTGGCGAAACGCCCTATCTTAAGTTACTGACCCAGCTCTTTGGCGATCGTATGATGGTAGCCAACGCCACAGGCTGCTCGTCAATCTACGGGGGTAACCTGCCCACTACACCGTGGGCGAAAAACCATGACGGTAAGGGGCCAGCCTGGTCCAACTCACTGTTTGAAGATAACGCCGAGTTTGGATTGGGTTTCCGCCTGACAGCCGATCAGCATAAACATCAGGCGATACAGGCGTTACGTACGTTTATCCCACTTCTGGGCCAAACGCTGGTGGATGAGATTATTAATGCACCGCAGCAGATCGAATCAGATATTTACCGGCAGCGTCAGCGATTAGCAAAAGTCCGCACGTTACTCGCCGATGATACCTCTGAACAGGCGTTGAATCTGCAAAGCATGCTGGATCACCTGATCCGCCGTTCCATCTGGATTGTTGGCGGTGACGGCTGGGCCTACGATATTGGTTCAGCCGGTCTGGACCATGCGCTCGCTTCAGGACGCGATATCAATATATTGGTCATGGATACGGAGGTCTACTCTAATACTGGTGGTCAGATGTCTAAATCTACCCCGTTGGGCGCGACCGCCCGGTTTGCTGCTGGTGGTAAAACGATGGCGAAAAAAGATATCGCCTTACAGGCTATCTCTTACGGTAATGTTTATGTTGCCCGCATCGCCTTCGGTGCCAGCCCTCAGCAGACACTTCAGGCGATACGTGAAGCTGAAGCCTATCCAGGACCTTCATTGATTATTGCCTACAGCCACTGCATTGCCCACGGCATCGACATGAAACTGGCGCTGCAACAGCAAAAACGCGCCGTTCAATCCGGCCACTGGCCACTGTTCCGCTATAACCCGGTCTTACGTGAGGGAGAGCATAATCCGTTTAGTCTGGACAGTCTGCGCCCCACCCTGCCGCTGTCTGAATACAGAAAACATGAAACGCGTTTTCTCGCACTTATGCAGCAAAACCCGCAGGAAGCTGAACGTCTGATGAATATCGCCCAAAACGTGGCGTGGCAAAAATGGGCTACCTACGAAAATATGGCAACGCGTCCCGCCAGCGCTTTCCATCCTGATGCCCGACGGTAA
- a CDS encoding DNA-binding transcriptional regulator YciT: protein MNARQQQIIQIVNERGSVSVSELSRLTRVSEVTVRQDLTSLEKGRYLKRVHGSAISIESDNVEARMQARFPLKQSLAEYAASQVNTGESVFIEGGSTNALLARRLANNDSITIVTVSHYIAGLLKESRCEVIVLGGLYQKSSESVVGPLTRSGIQQVHFQKAFIGIDGWHPDTGFTGRNMLRSDIVNAVMAKDIETYALTDSSKFGQFHPYPIATDRPFRHVITDDGLDERYRQKLEAQHIAVHLVKEKITGIR from the coding sequence ATGAATGCAAGGCAACAACAAATTATTCAGATAGTTAATGAGAGAGGCAGCGTTAGCGTTAGCGAACTCTCCCGCCTGACTCGCGTTTCCGAAGTCACCGTAAGGCAGGATTTAACTTCTCTGGAAAAAGGCCGCTACCTGAAACGCGTTCACGGCTCGGCGATCTCTATCGAAAGCGATAACGTCGAAGCGCGTATGCAGGCGCGTTTTCCGCTGAAGCAGAGCCTGGCGGAATATGCCGCCTCGCAGGTAAATACCGGAGAGTCGGTGTTCATTGAAGGAGGCAGCACTAACGCGCTCCTGGCCCGACGCCTGGCGAATAATGATTCCATCACCATCGTAACCGTCAGCCACTATATCGCCGGGCTGCTTAAGGAGTCGCGTTGTGAGGTCATTGTGCTGGGCGGCCTGTATCAAAAAAGCAGTGAATCGGTAGTTGGCCCGCTTACCCGCAGCGGTATTCAGCAGGTTCACTTCCAGAAAGCCTTTATCGGCATTGACGGCTGGCACCCGGATACCGGCTTTACCGGCAGAAACATGCTGCGCAGCGATATCGTTAACGCCGTAATGGCAAAGGATATCGAAACCTATGCGTTAACCGACTCCTCCAAGTTTGGGCAGTTTCATCCTTACCCTATCGCTACCGACAGGCCGTTTCGTCACGTGATTACCGACGATGGTCTGGATGAGAGATATCGCCAGAAGCTTGAAGCGCAACATATCGCGGTACATCTGGTAAAAGAAAAAATAACCGGCATAAGGTAA
- a CDS encoding M20 metallopeptidase family protein gives MKHEVEWRQLAQQIADWRAAIHRYPELSHEEFVTTDYIVQQLSAYPQLQISRPAATGAVVRLKGALPGRTIAFRCDIDALPVEEKTALPFASSRPGLMHACGHDFHTAMLMGAASALAARQQQIKGEIVFIFQRGEEMSPGGAKELIDAGVLSDVEMFFALHVLPALPCGVIALKRGIATANRDTFNIWLRGKGGHSSMPHLTVDPCIAAAEVVQALQTIVAREINPRESAVVSVCSLICGDGTTAAIPNDAHICGTNRTFTPEVRAQVKEAMTRIVHAVAQAHRCEGEIVFDSWDYSAIVNDEALCDIAAHVAQALSPEESFREEHDPMFVGEDFSEYQAQAPVCFAWLGVGNGQQEPPLHNSFFNPDERALTQGVKYYLGLAEKLVM, from the coding sequence ATGAAGCACGAAGTGGAATGGCGGCAGCTTGCCCAACAAATAGCTGACTGGCGCGCCGCGATTCATCGATATCCAGAGCTATCGCACGAAGAATTTGTCACCACCGATTATATTGTTCAGCAGCTATCCGCATATCCTCAACTACAGATCAGCCGCCCGGCAGCAACCGGAGCCGTGGTGCGGCTGAAAGGGGCATTGCCGGGACGGACCATTGCGTTCCGGTGTGATATTGATGCGTTACCGGTTGAGGAAAAAACGGCGCTGCCTTTTGCTTCGTCACGCCCCGGATTAATGCATGCCTGTGGTCATGATTTTCATACCGCCATGCTGATGGGGGCCGCCAGCGCGCTGGCGGCACGGCAACAGCAAATTAAGGGCGAAATCGTATTTATCTTCCAGCGCGGTGAAGAAATGTCGCCCGGCGGCGCGAAAGAGTTGATTGATGCGGGCGTATTAAGTGACGTAGAGATGTTTTTCGCGCTGCACGTCTTGCCAGCGCTGCCGTGCGGCGTGATTGCCCTGAAGCGCGGCATCGCCACCGCCAATCGCGATACCTTTAATATCTGGCTACGTGGCAAAGGAGGGCACAGCTCAATGCCGCATTTAACGGTCGATCCCTGTATCGCGGCGGCAGAAGTGGTGCAGGCGCTGCAAACCATCGTTGCGCGTGAAATCAATCCGCGCGAGTCTGCGGTTGTTTCTGTATGCAGCCTGATCTGCGGCGATGGTACCACCGCGGCAATTCCCAACGATGCCCATATTTGCGGTACTAACCGCACTTTTACGCCCGAAGTGCGCGCGCAGGTCAAAGAGGCGATGACGCGCATCGTGCATGCCGTGGCTCAGGCGCATCGTTGTGAAGGGGAGATTGTTTTCGATAGCTGGGATTATTCCGCCATCGTCAACGATGAGGCGTTATGCGATATCGCTGCCCATGTGGCGCAGGCGCTCTCGCCGGAGGAGAGTTTCCGCGAGGAGCACGATCCGATGTTTGTTGGGGAAGATTTCTCGGAATATCAGGCGCAGGCACCGGTATGTTTTGCCTGGCTGGGTGTCGGCAACGGACAGCAGGAACCGCCGCTGCATAACTCCTTTTTCAACCCCGACGAGCGGGCGCTAACGCAGGGCGTAAAATATTATCTGGGGCTGGCAGAGAAACTGGTGATGTAA
- the fsa gene encoding fructose-6-phosphate aldolase — protein MELYLDTADVQAVKRLARVLPLAGVTTNPSIVASGKIPVNEVLPALREALGNKGRLFAQVMAPQADRMVEEAQKLRAMVDDLVVKVPVTAEGLAAIKQLKTMGIPTLGTAVYGASQGLLAALAGAEYIAPYVNRVDAQGGDGIQTVKDLQQLLKLHAPGAKVLAASFKTPRQALACLLAGCESITLPLDVAEQIITTPAVTAAVEKFE, from the coding sequence ATGGAACTTTATCTTGATACGGCGGACGTTCAGGCGGTAAAACGCCTGGCGCGTGTGCTCCCGTTAGCGGGCGTGACTACCAATCCCAGCATTGTCGCCAGCGGTAAAATCCCGGTGAACGAAGTGCTGCCCGCTCTGAGAGAAGCGCTGGGCAATAAAGGACGGCTGTTTGCTCAGGTAATGGCTCCCCAGGCGGATCGGATGGTGGAAGAGGCGCAGAAACTGCGCGCGATGGTTGACGATCTGGTGGTAAAAGTTCCGGTAACGGCAGAGGGGCTGGCGGCAATTAAACAGCTTAAGACGATGGGCATTCCAACGCTGGGCACTGCGGTTTATGGCGCATCCCAGGGCCTGCTGGCGGCGCTGGCTGGCGCAGAGTATATCGCGCCCTATGTTAACCGAGTGGATGCCCAGGGCGGTGACGGTATCCAGACGGTAAAAGATTTGCAGCAGCTGCTGAAGCTGCACGCGCCAGGCGCTAAGGTACTGGCCGCCAGCTTTAAAACGCCGCGTCAGGCGCTGGCGTGCCTGCTGGCAGGCTGTGAATCCATTACGCTGCCGCTCGACGTGGCAGAGCAAATCATCACGACGCCTGCGGTGACCGCCGCCGTAGAAAAATTTGAATAG
- a CDS encoding DUF1479 domain-containing protein, whose amino-acid sequence MSTSFTSLTLPADYKENIVAMKRAMRAQIGDVEGLFRQVCQKIETELAAARAEESKNGTAWPIVQQRDLAAGKITDEQIAQIKRRGCLVVRQTFAREEALEMDRSMLNYLDENQFDEVYRGPGDNFFGSLTASRPEIYPIYWSKAQMEARQSSEIATVQSFLNRLWKFQHDGGEWFNPDVNIIYPDRIRRRLPGTTSKGLGAHTDSGALERWLLPAYQNVFSKIFNNQFEQYDPWDAAWRPDVNEYDVDNTTKCSAFRTFQGWTALSDMASGQGLLHVVPVPEAMAYVLLRPLLDDVPEDELCGVAPGRVLPISPQWHPHLTAGLCSIPALQAGDSVWWHCDVIHSVAPVENQQGWGNVMYIPAAPACAKNLAYAQSVRAALETGASPADFPRENYEQTWQGRFQPGDLNANGRRGLGMSVR is encoded by the coding sequence ATGAGCACCTCTTTCACCTCACTAACACTACCTGCTGATTATAAAGAAAATATTGTTGCCATGAAGCGTGCCATGCGCGCTCAGATTGGCGACGTAGAGGGGCTGTTTCGTCAGGTTTGCCAAAAAATCGAAACGGAGCTGGCAGCGGCGCGCGCAGAAGAGAGCAAAAACGGCACGGCCTGGCCGATCGTTCAGCAGCGGGATTTGGCGGCAGGAAAGATTACCGACGAGCAGATCGCACAGATTAAACGACGCGGTTGCCTGGTAGTACGACAAACCTTTGCGCGAGAAGAGGCGCTGGAAATGGATCGGTCGATGCTGAACTATCTCGACGAGAACCAGTTTGATGAGGTTTACCGTGGTCCAGGCGATAATTTTTTCGGCTCACTGACCGCGTCTCGCCCTGAAATCTATCCGATCTACTGGTCAAAAGCGCAGATGGAGGCGCGCCAGAGCAGTGAGATTGCGACGGTGCAATCCTTCCTCAATCGCCTGTGGAAATTTCAGCACGACGGCGGAGAGTGGTTTAATCCCGATGTCAATATTATCTATCCCGACCGCATACGCCGCCGCCTGCCGGGCACGACTTCAAAAGGGCTGGGCGCCCATACCGACTCTGGCGCGCTGGAACGCTGGCTGCTGCCCGCCTATCAGAACGTCTTCAGCAAGATTTTCAACAACCAGTTTGAACAGTACGATCCCTGGGATGCCGCATGGCGTCCTGACGTGAACGAATATGACGTGGATAACACCACGAAATGCTCGGCGTTCCGCACGTTCCAGGGCTGGACGGCACTGTCTGATATGGCGTCAGGGCAAGGGCTGCTGCATGTCGTGCCGGTACCGGAAGCGATGGCCTATGTGTTGCTGCGTCCGCTGCTGGACGATGTGCCAGAAGATGAGCTGTGCGGCGTTGCGCCGGGCCGGGTGCTGCCGATTTCACCACAGTGGCACCCTCATCTGACTGCGGGCCTGTGCAGCATTCCTGCTTTGCAGGCAGGGGATTCGGTGTGGTGGCACTGCGATGTGATTCACTCGGTAGCACCGGTTGAAAATCAGCAGGGCTGGGGCAATGTTATGTATATTCCCGCCGCGCCCGCCTGCGCTAAAAATCTCGCCTATGCACAGAGCGTGCGTGCCGCGCTGGAAACCGGTGCCTCACCGGCGGATTTTCCGCGTGAAAATTACGAGCAGACGTGGCAGGGAAGATTTCAGCCGGGCGATTTGAATGCAAATGGTCGTCGCGGGCTGGGCATGTCCGTGCGCTAA
- a CDS encoding DASS family sodium-coupled anion symporter, with the protein MDEQVQVKLAFPLWKAAMTLFIGFLIWFIPPPEGLDIKAWHMFALFAATIVAIILKVMPMGAVTMVALVISAMTGLTPLTGAGPDNVAALSGFANGTIWLIGIAMFISRAVIKTGLGRRIALWFISRCGYSMLGVAYGLALSDMVLGPGIPSASARGGGIMYPVTQSIASAYQSEPGPTARRAGAFLMICVSQIDAIICAMFLTAMAGNPLIAELALSQGIVINWVTWCLGAIVPGLLSLIFIPLCLYFIYPPELKKTPQIPGIAREELRKMGPMSFAEKILACDFILLIVLWTVGDIFFHIPATLSAFIGLVILLLSNIMSWKNIIEEKTAWDTMFWFAVLVMMANALNKYGMISWISQEMVIYIGHVDWLLVFLMLVLVYFYTRYFFASAMAHISAMYLAFLAVSISVGVPPLLAALTLGYTSNLSMGLTQYSGGPGPALFGSGYNSTGQWWGVSFVLSLISVVIWLAAGGMWMKLIGIA; encoded by the coding sequence ATGGATGAGCAAGTACAGGTAAAACTGGCATTTCCGCTATGGAAAGCAGCCATGACGCTTTTTATCGGTTTTTTAATTTGGTTTATTCCACCGCCTGAAGGGCTTGATATTAAAGCCTGGCATATGTTTGCGCTGTTTGCCGCGACCATTGTTGCCATCATTCTCAAGGTGATGCCAATGGGTGCGGTGACGATGGTGGCCCTGGTTATATCGGCGATGACGGGCCTGACGCCGCTTACCGGCGCAGGTCCAGATAACGTCGCCGCGCTGTCAGGCTTTGCCAATGGCACCATCTGGCTAATCGGTATTGCTATGTTTATTTCACGTGCGGTGATTAAAACCGGGCTGGGACGACGCATCGCGCTGTGGTTTATCTCCAGGTGCGGCTACAGCATGCTAGGCGTTGCCTATGGGCTGGCCTTATCCGATATGGTACTGGGGCCGGGTATTCCATCAGCCTCTGCACGCGGCGGCGGTATTATGTATCCTGTGACGCAGTCAATTGCGTCGGCATATCAGTCTGAACCAGGGCCAACGGCGAGAAGAGCGGGTGCGTTTTTAATGATCTGCGTTTCACAAATTGATGCCATTATTTGTGCGATGTTTCTGACGGCAATGGCAGGTAACCCGCTTATTGCTGAACTCGCGTTAAGTCAGGGCATTGTGATTAACTGGGTTACCTGGTGTCTGGGCGCTATTGTTCCTGGCCTGCTGTCGCTGATTTTTATCCCTCTCTGCCTCTATTTCATCTACCCGCCTGAGCTAAAGAAAACGCCTCAGATTCCCGGTATCGCTCGCGAAGAGCTGCGCAAGATGGGGCCGATGTCGTTTGCCGAGAAAATTCTTGCCTGTGATTTTATCTTGTTAATCGTGCTCTGGACCGTTGGAGATATCTTTTTCCATATCCCGGCCACCTTATCCGCCTTTATCGGCCTGGTCATTTTGCTGCTGAGCAATATCATGTCATGGAAAAACATCATTGAAGAAAAAACGGCCTGGGATACGATGTTCTGGTTTGCCGTGCTGGTGATGATGGCTAACGCGCTGAATAAATATGGCATGATTAGCTGGATTTCTCAGGAGATGGTTATTTACATCGGGCACGTTGACTGGCTGCTGGTTTTCCTGATGTTGGTTCTGGTCTATTTCTATACGCGCTATTTCTTTGCTTCAGCAATGGCGCATATCTCTGCAATGTACCTGGCCTTTTTAGCGGTTTCGATTTCGGTCGGCGTACCACCGTTGCTCGCAGCCCTAACGCTGGGTTATACCTCTAACCTGTCGATGGGACTGACTCAGTATTCTGGCGGTCCCGGCCCGGCGCTGTTCGGTTCCGGCTATAACTCTACCGGCCAGTGGTGGGGCGTTAGCTTTGTGTTATCCCTTATCTCTGTTGTTATCTGGCTGGCAGCTGGCGGTATGTGGATGAAACTTATTGGAATAGCGTAA
- a CDS encoding NAD(P)-binding protein yields the protein MTLPPDLTGYSGTGPVRQRRPIYQDSLPPCNDACPAGENIQAWLALAQEGRYEDAWQKLIENNPMPAVHGRVCYHPCENSCNRAQVDQAVSIHAVERFLGDSALENGWKPRFNAARSGKKVLIIGAGPSGLSCAWHLRRLGHEVEIHEAGPMGGGMMRFGIPAYRMPRDILDREIQQILNTGITLKLNQKVDDVMKAKKEGGFDAVFMAIGAHLAKKVAIPARDAGKILDAVSYLSAVERGEAPKLGRRVAIYGGGNTAMDASRTARRLGAEEVMIIYRRDRDHMPAHSFEADEALEEGVKINWLRAIRYIDNTTMTVEEMEIDANGRPQPTGRFEKLEADSLILALGQEVDLSVLERIPGIQLRQDGVVEVDEHMMTSVPGIFAGGDMVPSERTVTIATGHGKKAARHIDGWLRNRPWQKNAPVPVMEYPGLHLWYNTDADATHQPIITPEARSGFDEIIGALTAEQARYEASRCYSCGNCFECDGCYGACPEGAVIKLGKGLRYRFDYTLCTGCAACFNQCPCHAIEMTEEEAHL from the coding sequence ATGACGTTACCACCGGATCTTACCGGTTATTCCGGCACCGGGCCTGTTCGTCAGCGCAGGCCGATTTATCAGGACTCGTTACCTCCCTGCAATGATGCCTGTCCCGCCGGAGAAAATATCCAGGCCTGGCTGGCGCTGGCGCAGGAAGGGCGTTACGAAGATGCCTGGCAAAAACTGATTGAGAATAATCCGATGCCAGCCGTGCATGGTCGGGTCTGCTATCATCCTTGTGAAAATAGCTGTAATCGCGCACAGGTTGACCAGGCCGTTAGCATCCATGCTGTAGAGCGTTTTCTGGGTGACAGCGCATTAGAAAATGGCTGGAAGCCCCGGTTTAATGCGGCCCGCAGCGGCAAAAAAGTGCTGATTATCGGCGCTGGTCCTTCCGGCCTTTCCTGCGCCTGGCATCTGCGGCGCCTGGGCCATGAAGTAGAAATACACGAAGCCGGTCCGATGGGCGGCGGCATGATGCGTTTCGGTATACCCGCCTACCGGATGCCACGAGATATACTGGATCGTGAAATTCAGCAGATACTCAATACGGGCATTACGCTAAAGCTGAATCAGAAAGTAGACGATGTGATGAAAGCCAAAAAAGAAGGAGGCTTTGATGCCGTCTTCATGGCAATCGGCGCTCATCTGGCGAAGAAGGTCGCTATTCCAGCCCGCGATGCGGGAAAAATTCTTGATGCCGTTAGCTATCTCTCCGCCGTGGAACGCGGCGAAGCGCCGAAGCTTGGCCGACGCGTAGCCATCTATGGCGGTGGTAATACCGCGATGGATGCTTCCCGTACCGCTCGTCGTCTGGGTGCCGAAGAGGTAATGATTATCTACCGTCGCGATCGTGACCATATGCCAGCCCACTCGTTTGAAGCTGATGAAGCACTGGAAGAAGGTGTCAAAATTAACTGGCTGCGCGCAATTCGTTATATCGACAATACCACAATGACCGTCGAGGAAATGGAAATAGACGCCAACGGGCGTCCGCAGCCAACGGGACGCTTTGAAAAGCTGGAAGCCGACAGCCTGATTTTAGCACTGGGCCAGGAGGTCGATCTTAGCGTACTGGAACGTATCCCTGGTATTCAACTGCGTCAGGATGGCGTGGTTGAGGTGGACGAACATATGATGACCAGCGTCCCCGGTATCTTTGCCGGCGGTGATATGGTGCCTTCCGAACGCACGGTGACAATCGCCACCGGTCACGGCAAAAAAGCAGCTCGTCATATTGACGGCTGGTTACGCAACCGTCCCTGGCAAAAAAATGCTCCGGTCCCGGTCATGGAATATCCGGGCCTGCATTTGTGGTACAACACCGATGCTGATGCCACCCACCAGCCCATTATTACGCCAGAAGCGCGTAGTGGATTTGACGAAATCATCGGTGCGCTGACGGCTGAGCAGGCGCGTTACGAAGCGTCCCGCTGCTACTCCTGCGGAAACTGTTTTGAATGTGATGGCTGCTATGGCGCTTGTCCGGAAGGTGCCGTGATCAAACTCGGCAAAGGACTGAGATACCGTTTCGATTATACGTTATGCACCGGCTGCGCGGCCTGTTTTAACCAGTGCCCATGCCATGCGATCGAAATGACAGAAGAGGAGGCCCATCTATGA